The Argonema galeatum A003/A1 genome includes a window with the following:
- the psbZ gene encoding photosystem II reaction center protein PsbZ — MTILFQLALFALVALSFVMVVGVPVAYASPQNWDQSKRLLWLGSGGWVVLVLVVGALSYFVV, encoded by the coding sequence ATGACAATCTTGTTTCAATTAGCTTTGTTTGCTTTAGTCGCCTTGTCTTTTGTTATGGTTGTAGGCGTCCCTGTTGCCTATGCCTCACCTCAGAACTGGGATCAATCCAAACGCTTACTGTGGTTGGGTTCCGGTGGCTGGGTTGTTTTGGTGCTTGTAGTCGGTGCGTTGAGTTATTTTGTGGTTTGA
- a CDS encoding CHAT domain-containing protein: ADNIELAIASYTAALQVYTREAFPQQWATTQNNLGNAYSNRIREDRADNIEKAIASYTAALQVYTREAFPQDWAMTQNNLGAAYSDRIRSDRADNIELAIASYTAALQVYTREAFPQDWAMTQNNLAVAYSDRIREDKADNIELAIASYTAALQVRTRTQFPFENVQTLNNLGWEYLAKLDYLHQTKPDDAKQKETTLQSAYHTFKDAIAGAAYLRKLIQSGNEIKQKHDLEWDKLYMGMVQVCLERDSNQEALEYAEANKARNLAELIAQKQPTPKVLTPITFTEITQLLTTPDTALIEWYITDEEIITFVLTSPDVLKVHRSRQRNELIDLVNEYRADYRQSKSHWQTQLPTYLQRLANLLEITTILPAKSTRLILIPHWFLHLFALHALPLTDGEFVLDKFLQGIQYAPSCQLLQQIEIHPNFDQLLALQNPTLDLSYTDLEVTCIAPKFPIRQILPGKEASKINLLEQYLEQLQNAHCAHFSCHGSFNAENPLNSFLALSESIIKEEESQSSQPGDPPQPPLRRGETEIVKVPLIKGDLGGSQPGDPPQPPLRRGETEIVKVPLLKGDLGGSNRYVAWRDGKTADITKCLTLAEIFQLQLKQCRLVVLSACETALIDTQNRSDYIGLPTGFLHAGAMGTLASLWAVNDLSTALIMVKFYELLKPGVSIGQALHDTQRWFKSALTSDLLQWVKSSDSFDADQKEDITEVLERFNETEKPYSSVYHWAAFCAIGL; encoded by the coding sequence GAGCAGATAATATCGAACTAGCGATCGCATCCTACACCGCCGCACTCCAAGTCTACACCCGTGAAGCCTTTCCCCAACAATGGGCAACGACCCAAAATAATCTGGGAAATGCCTACAGTAACAGAATTAGAGAAGATAGAGCAGATAATATCGAAAAAGCGATCGCATCCTACACCGCCGCACTCCAAGTCTACACCCGTGAAGCCTTTCCCCAAGATTGGGCAATGACCCAAAATAATCTGGGTGCTGCCTACAGTGACAGAATTAGATCAGATAGAGCAGATAATATCGAACTAGCGATCGCATCCTACACCGCCGCACTCCAAGTCTACACCCGTGAAGCCTTTCCCCAAGATTGGGCTATGACCCAAAATAATCTGGCGGTTGCCTACAGTGACAGAATTAGAGAAGATAAAGCAGATAATATCGAACTAGCGATCGCATCATACACCGCCGCACTCCAAGTCCGCACCCGTACTCAGTTCCCATTTGAAAATGTACAAACTCTGAATAACTTAGGTTGGGAGTATCTGGCAAAACTAGATTATCTCCATCAAACCAAACCAGATGACGCCAAACAAAAAGAAACAACTCTCCAAAGTGCATATCATACCTTTAAAGATGCGATCGCCGGAGCCGCCTACCTACGGAAGTTGATTCAATCCGGGAATGAAATTAAGCAAAAACACGATTTAGAGTGGGATAAACTCTACATGGGCATGGTGCAGGTATGCCTAGAACGGGACAGCAACCAAGAAGCGCTAGAATATGCCGAAGCCAACAAAGCCCGCAATCTCGCCGAACTAATCGCCCAAAAACAGCCAACTCCCAAAGTCCTCACACCCATCACCTTCACGGAAATTACCCAACTCCTCACCACCCCAGACACCGCCCTGATTGAGTGGTACATCACCGACGAAGAAATCATCACCTTTGTCCTCACTTCCCCCGACGTGCTGAAAGTACATCGCAGTCGTCAACGAAATGAATTAATCGATTTAGTTAATGAATATCGGGCAGATTACAGACAAAGCAAAAGCCACTGGCAAACTCAACTCCCCACCTATCTCCAACGTCTTGCCAATCTCCTAGAAATTACCACAATTCTCCCCGCCAAAAGTACCCGCTTAATCCTAATTCCCCACTGGTTTCTGCACCTGTTTGCCCTTCACGCCCTCCCCCTCACCGATGGCGAATTTGTCCTAGATAAATTTCTCCAAGGCATTCAATACGCCCCCAGTTGCCAACTCCTGCAACAGATCGAAATTCACCCCAATTTTGACCAACTTCTCGCCCTGCAAAACCCCACTTTGGATCTTTCCTACACCGATTTAGAAGTCACCTGCATTGCCCCTAAATTCCCCATTCGTCAAATTCTCCCCGGCAAAGAAGCCAGTAAAATCAATCTCTTAGAACAATACTTAGAACAGTTACAAAACGCCCACTGCGCCCACTTCTCCTGTCACGGTTCCTTCAATGCCGAGAATCCGCTAAACTCTTTTCTTGCCCTCTCGGAGAGTATTATCAAGGAAGAGGAATCTCAATCTTCCCAACCTGGAGATCCCCCCCAACCCCCCTTAAGAAGGGGGGAGACGGAAATTGTCAAAGTCCCCCTTATTAAGGGGGATTTAGGGGGATCACAACCTGGAGATCCCCCCCAACCCCCCTTAAGAAGGGGGGAGACGGAAATTGTCAAAGTCCCCCTTCTTAAGGGGGATTTAGGGGGATCAAATCGTTACGTTGCATGGCGCGATGGTAAAACAGCCGACATTACCAAATGCCTCACCTTAGCTGAAATTTTCCAACTCCAACTAAAACAGTGCCGTTTAGTCGTCCTCTCCGCCTGCGAAACCGCCCTGATTGATACGCAAAATCGGTCAGATTATATTGGATTACCAACAGGATTTCTCCACGCAGGCGCAATGGGAACCCTGGCCAGTCTTTGGGCCGTCAACGACCTCTCCACCGCCTTGATTATGGTAAAATTCTATGAGTTACTCAAACCCGGAGTCAGCATTGGTCAAGCCCTCCATGACACCCAGCGCTGGTTTAAGTCTGCCCTTACTTCAGATTTGCTACAATGGGTGAAAAGTTCCGATAGTTTCGATGCCGACCAAAAAGAAGACATTACAGAGGTGCTAGAAAGGTTCAATGAAACTGAAAAACCTTACAGCAGCGTTTATCATTGGGCAGCGTTTTGTGCGATCGGTTTATAA
- the ribH gene encoding 6,7-dimethyl-8-ribityllumazine synthase, producing the protein MAVFEGNFTQAESLRFAIVIGRFNDLVTTKLLEGCQDCLKRHGVDTDPHGTQVDYIWVPGSFEVPLVARQMAMTQRYDAVICLGAVIRGQTPHFDYVAAEVSKGIAAAGFQTGIPVIFGIVTTDTMQQALERAGIKSNKGWDYAMNALEMANLMRQIKSNADLQPLPASLKSAIAPRESAGLEGLS; encoded by the coding sequence ATGGCAGTTTTTGAGGGAAATTTTACTCAGGCGGAATCTCTGCGATTTGCGATCGTGATCGGTCGATTCAACGACCTGGTGACGACGAAGCTTTTGGAGGGATGTCAAGATTGCCTGAAACGCCACGGCGTCGATACAGATCCTCACGGCACTCAGGTGGATTATATTTGGGTTCCGGGCAGTTTTGAGGTGCCTTTGGTGGCTCGTCAAATGGCAATGACCCAGCGTTATGATGCGGTGATTTGCCTGGGTGCGGTGATCCGAGGTCAAACTCCTCACTTTGATTATGTCGCTGCTGAAGTGTCCAAGGGAATCGCGGCGGCGGGATTTCAGACTGGAATTCCGGTAATTTTTGGCATAGTGACCACAGACACGATGCAGCAAGCCCTAGAACGGGCGGGAATTAAGAGCAATAAGGGCTGGGATTATGCGATGAACGCCCTGGAAATGGCGAATTTGATGCGTCAAATCAAGAGTAATGCCGATCTCCAGCCTTTACCTGCTTCCCTGAAAAGTGCGATCGCTCCCAGAGAGTCTGCCGGACTGGAAGGACTGAGCTAG